One Hyphomonadaceae bacterium BL14 genomic window, GATGTCGATGGCATCACTGACCGCGTCGAGATTGTATAACGGCTCGCCCATGCCCATGAAGACGATATTGGTGATCTTGCGGTCTTCGTTGGAGGTCGGCCATTCACCCAGATCATCGCGGGCGATCATCACCTGGGCAGCGATCTCGGCAGCGGTCAGATTGCGCACCAGCTTCTGGGTGCCGGTGTGACAGAAAGTGCAGGTCAGCGTGCAGCCCACCTGGCTTGAGACGCATAGCGCGCCAGACCGGCCCACATCGGGGATGAAAACGGTCTCGGCCTCCACGCCCGGCGCAAAGCGGATCAGGTATTTGCGCGTGCCGTCCACACTGACCAGACGCTCCACGATCTCAGGGCGCACCAGCGTGAAACAGGCTTTCAGCGCAGCGCGCAAATCCTTGGAAACATTGGTCATCGCGTCAAAATCGGTGACGCCGTAATGATAGATCCAGCGCCAGAGCTGGTCGGCGCGCATTTTCGCCTTGGCCGCGTCCACGCCGGCATCGGCGATCAGCGCATCGCGCAGCTGCGCGCGCGTCATGCCGGCCAGGCTTTGCGGGCCTGGCGCGGGACGATTGGCGAAGTCGAGGTTCAGGGCGGTGCTCATAGCCGCGCGATATAGTCCAAACGCGGCGAAAATGCGAGGGCGCAGGCAGGGCTCTTGAATGCCGCTGCGGCTTGGCGTCAAGTGCGGCCCATGAAGCTGATCTGCCATACCCTGTCGGGCGACGTCCCGCCGATTCGCCCCGCCTCCCAGAAGCGCCAGTGGATGGACGACACGCCGGAAGGCTTTGCCTATCGCTGCCTGCCGCTGGTGGTGGCCAATCAGCATGGCTGGGAGGTGTTTGCGCCCCACGGCCTGACGGCGCGCTGGAATGGCGGCGTGCGGGTGGAAGATGTGGAGGTGGTGCTGGACCAGCCACTGTCCATGGGGCGGGCGGGCTCGGCCATGGCCAATTTCGGCTCAGGCATCCTCACCTTCGAGATGGGTTTTCTGCTGCGCACCCCGCCAGGCTGGAATATCTGGGTCCAGGGGCCGGTCAACCAGCCCAAGGACGGTATATCGCCCCTGACCGGCGTGATCGAGACTGACTGGAGCCCCTATACCTTCACCATGAACTGGCGCTTCACCCGGCCGGGCGAGGTGCGCTTTGAGGCCGGCGAGGCGCTGGCCCATCTCTTCCCGGTGCGCCGTGATCTGTTCGAACGGGTGCAGCCCGAACTGCGCTCCATTCATGCCGACCCCAAGACCGCGAGCCAGATGGACACCTGGCGCGAGAGCCGCACCGATTTCATGAAGCGCCTCAAAACCCACGACCCCCAGGCGGCCGAGGAGAAATGGCAGAAGGGCTATTTCCGCGGCCTCATGCCTGACGGCTCCAAAGGCCCCGCCGACCACAAGACCAAGCTGCGCGTGAAACCCTTTGCAGACGCGCCGGACGCGGGGCAATCGAAGCGGCGCAGGTGACCGGAGGCCGTCCCGGAGCGTCCGGGCCGGGCGATATCCGGCTTCCCCGCACCTGAAAATTTTCCTATGTTTGGCTCATGAGAGCGGTTTTTTCCCTATTTGCGTGTTCTTGGGTTTGGGCGCAACCGGCGGTCGCGCAGGAAATCCCGGGGCCTGTGCCGGCCGAGATTCTCCATATTGTGGATGGTGATACGGTGGGCGTGCGCGCCCATACCTGGCCGGGTCAGTATGTGGAGATCCGGGTCCGTCTGCGCGGTGCCGATGCACCGGAGATTCGCCGTGTGGACTGCGAGGCCGAACGGGCCAAGGGGCACGAAGCCACCGAGTTTACCCGCGCATGGTTGAGCGCGCCCGGAGGTGAGGGCTTCGCACCGGTCATGCTGACCGAGATCGGGCCGGACAGCTTCTGGGGCCGGGTTGTCGCCCGCCTTGTGCGCGCCGGAGACGGAGCCGATCTATCGGAGGACCTGATCGCAGCGGGCCTGGCCGTGCCCTTTCGTCAGCGCGGTCCGTGGTGCGATGCGCCAAACGGGGCGGAGCCGTCTTTGCCCTGATGGACGACGGGCTGACGCTCCGCACGCGCCCAGGCGCGCTCGTGCAGCACATAGGCAAAGGTCTGCACGACCGGCTCAATCAGACCGACCGCCAGAGCGGCCCGCCAGTCGCGGGTCAGGGCAAACACCACCGCCATCGCCACGATCATGTGGGTGAGGCCGTAGCTCAACGTCTTGAGCAGGCCGCGCCGGACCGCCGGCATGCGGGCAGGAGCGGATTGATAAAACAAAGCGCGGGCAAGGGCGGTCATGGCGAACCTCTCAACTCGGTGAAGGATGAGAATGTATCGCAATTGCGGCCAGAACAAGCGCGAGCGCCCCATCGAGCCCATGAATAATAAGGATCGGTGCGATAGAGCTGCACTATGACAGCTGCGCCTGAGCCATGTCAGAGCGTTATCCGGGAAGCGGTTGCCGGCTTTCAGACTGCGCTCTAGCCCTTCAGCACCTCGCTCTGGGCGGCACACAGCGAGGTCACGCCCCGGCGGGCCAGCGCAAACAGTGCGTCGAACTCGGCCTGGCTCATCGGCCGGTCTTCGGCCGTGGCCTGTACCTCGACCACGCCGCCCGCTGACGTCAGCACGAAATTGGCGTCGGTTTCGGCGATGCGGTCTTCTTCATATTCCAGATCGAGGCGCGGCTCGCCCGCGATGATGCCCGCAGACACCGCGGCGAGCTGGGCGTGGACGGGATTGGCCTTGATCACCCCCTCCTCGACCAGCCAGAGACAGGCTGACTTCAGCGCCAGCCAGGCACCGGTAACCGAGGCGGTGCGCGTGCCGCCATCGGCCTGGAGCACGTCGCAGTCGATGAGAATCTGACGCTCGCCCAACGCCTTGAGATCGATGCAGGCGCGCAGCGAGCGCCCGATCAGGCGCTGGATTTCCTGGGTGCGGCCCGACGGTTTGCCCGAATTGACCTCACGGCGCGTACGCTGATGGGTGGCACGCGGCAGCATGGCGTACTCCGCCGTCACCCAGCCGCGCCCCTGACCGCGCAGCCAGGGCGGGGTCGCTTCGTCCACGCTGGCTGTGCACAGCACATGAGTGTCGCCCATCTTCACCAGGCATGAGCCTTCGGCATAGGGGCTGAAGCCCATCTCAAACCGGATCGGACGCAGGGCGTCGGGCTGGCGACCGTCAGGGCGCATGGGAGTCTCCAAAGATTGCTTCAGGGGCGTTGGTAGCGGCGCACGCGCACAAAGAAAAGCGGCGCCGGGCAGGTGCCCGGCGCCGCAAAGAGAGCAGGCTTGAACCTGACGCCGCCTAGAAGCGGGCGCGCAGGGTCACACCGTACGTGCGCGGCTGGTTCGCATAGGTCGAGAACGAACCCGGCTGCAGCGTCGTCGGGAAGCCCGCCGTGTAGTATTCGTCATTGTTCAGGTTGCGGCCCCACAGCAGCGCCTCGAGGCCGTTATTGAGGTTGACCCCAAGGCCCGCGTTAAAGGTGCCCACTTGCCGGGTGAGCGTACCGGGCAAGCTGTTGCCAAGGTTCGTTTCCGACTCATACTGGTAATCAGCCCGGACAAAGGCTTGGCCGTAACTGACATCGCGCGTGTACTGGAAGCCGAACGAGCCCGCGAATTCAGGAATGCCGGCGACGGCGACACCGGACAGATCACCTCTGCCATCCGGCACACCGTCGGCCAGATCCTCGGGGCTGCCCGAAACCACCGGGGCACCCGGGAAGTCGTCGAACTCGGCGTCCATCCAGATGCCCGACACACTGAGGGTCAGGCCCGGGATCGCAGACGGGCTGATGGCGGCGTCAAATTCCACGCCCCGCGCGCTCTGCTCACCAGCGTTGATGACCGCGAACCCGGCCCCCTGGAAGATCGAGGACTGGAAGTCCACAATCGTCTGGTCGAAGAATGCCACGTTCACGAAGCCCCAGTCGAACTGGCTTTTGACCCCGATCTCGAACGTCTCGGTGATTTCCGGACGCGCGAAGCGCTGGTTGCCCGCCACGCCAAGGGCCTCGGCGGTGTTGACGATGGTGGGCAGGCCGAGCGCGTTGTCGGCGGCAAGCTGGCCAGCCGCACGCAGGGCGGCCACGTCGGCCGAGGCCGGACGGGTGTCAGGCGTCAGGTTCCAGGACGACGCTTTGAAACCGCGGGCGAACGACGCATAGACATTGAAATTGTCCGTGAGCTCATAGGCCGCACGCAGCGTGTAAGGCCAGTCAGAGTCGTCGGTCCGCCCGTCTTCGACGGCGTTCGGGAACGGCGTCATGGCGCTCAGCGGCTGAAGGCCCTGCTGGAACAGGGTGAGCAGCGGGTTGGACAGCGGCGCGCCGCTGCTGGGGAAGGTAGTGGACGCCGCCTGGATCGCCGCAAACGCCGCCGGGTTGGCGGCTGCAAATGCGCCGACTTGAGCCGGATCGTTAGGATTGGCAACGCCGGCACCTTGCAGCAGCAAGCCGAAGCCAACCTGAACGAGGTTCAGGTCAGAGAACGGGTTGTTGCGCACAACATTGGTGAAGTCGACCTCTTTCTCGCTCTGGAAATAGGCGAGGCCGGCCGTCAGCGTCAGGCGCTCGGTGACATCGAAATCAACCTGACCGAACAGCTGCATCTGGCGGTCAGATTGCTCCGCTGTGAAGCGCGTGCCGCGGCCGGCGCCATAGAACGTGCCGGCGGGGAAGCCGGTCGCCGCCTCGAGCGCGGTGATGGTGCTGGTCGCCGGGTTGGGAATAACCACGCCCGGCGCGATGGTGATGGTGCCGGTCGCCGTGAGCAGATCCACATAGGGCCGTGCGTCCGCGCCATAGATGCGCGAATCGGTCACTGTCATGTCTTCGTCGGAGAAGAACGCGCCGAGCAGGAAGAAGGCGCGATTATTCCAGTCACCGGTCAGACGGAATTCCTGGGTGAAGGTCTCCACGTCCAGACCGCGGGTGTTTTCACCAAGCAGCGCAAGCGTGGTGAAATCGCCTTCGAAGTCGACGAAGTCGTCGTAGATCCGGTAAGCGGTGATCGAGCTGAGCGCCAGATTATCGCTCAGATTCCAGTCGGCCTGAAGCGATATGCCGGCGTTCTGGATCTTGTTCTCGTTCGCGAAATCACTCGCGATCTGATACTCGAATCCGGCTCCGGCCGACGTCTGGCCGCCCAGCAGGTTGCGGATCAGCGGTGCCGTGACGCCGTCGATCACCCGGTCGGTGCCGCAGCAACGCTCGTCCAATTCATCCCAGTCGGCAATGAGACGGAACGAGAGATTATTGGTGGGCGTAAACAGGGCCTGGCCACGCAAGGCCCAGCGGTTGCGGTCATTGAAGTCGCCGCCGGTTCCGAGATTTTCGTAATACCCGCTGCGGGTATTGCTGCTGCCCGACAGGGAGAAGGCAAGGTTTTCAGTGAGCGGCCCGGTGACCGAGCCCCTGACGATGCGCTGGTTCAAATTGCCCAACGTCACCTCGAGGGTGGAGCCAACCTCGAACTGGGGCTCCTGGGTGACGATGCTCACCACGCCAGCCGTGGCGTTTTTCCCGAACAGGGTCGATTGCGGGCCACGCAGGACTTCGACGCGCTCAATGCCCATCAGGTCGGACAGGGCCGAGCCGGCGCGCGGGCGGAAGACACCATCAATGTAAACGGCAACCGACGGCTCGATGCCGGGATTGTTCGCCCCATTGCCCTGGCCGCGAATGATGAAGGTCGTATTCGAGCTGCGCTCGAGCTGGCTGACCCGCAGGGACGGAATGACGGATTGAAGGTCGAGCGCATCCACGATCTGTGCGTTCTGGATTGTCTCGGCCTGCACCACGGTCACCGCGATAGGCACTTCCTGCAAGGTCTGTTCGCGCTTTTGCGCGGTCACTGTGATGACATCGACCTGCGCTTGGGCGGCAGTGGTGACGAGTCCAGCGGCCAGTGCGGTTGCGCCAAGCGCGGCCGCT contains:
- the rph gene encoding ribonuclease PH, with product MRPDGRQPDALRPIRFEMGFSPYAEGSCLVKMGDTHVLCTASVDEATPPWLRGQGRGWVTAEYAMLPRATHQRTRREVNSGKPSGRTQEIQRLIGRSLRACIDLKALGERQILIDCDVLQADGGTRTASVTGAWLALKSACLWLVEEGVIKANPVHAQLAAVSAGIIAGEPRLDLEYEEDRIAETDANFVLTSAGGVVEVQATAEDRPMSQAEFDALFALARRGVTSLCAAQSEVLKG
- the rlmN gene encoding 23S rRNA (adenine(2503)-C(2))-methyltransferase RlmN; the encoded protein is MSTALNLDFANRPAPGPQSLAGMTRAQLRDALIADAGVDAAKAKMRADQLWRWIYHYGVTDFDAMTNVSKDLRAALKACFTLVRPEIVERLVSVDGTRKYLIRFAPGVEAETVFIPDVGRSGALCVSSQVGCTLTCTFCHTGTQKLVRNLTAAEIAAQVMIARDDLGEWPTSNEDRKITNIVFMGMGEPLYNLDAVSDAIDIISDGDGMAIGRRRTTVSTSGVVPKITELGERTRAMLAISLHATNDELRNELVPLNKKYPIAQLLDAIRAYPDLSNARRVTFEYVMLKGVNDSLAEAKALVRLLKGIPAKINLIPFNPWPGSPYECSDWETIERFADVVNRAGYASPVRTPRGRDIFAACGQLKSESVKLRASERLRLERAGEAGADTPPQTLPQ
- a CDS encoding DUF6065 family protein; this encodes MKLICHTLSGDVPPIRPASQKRQWMDDTPEGFAYRCLPLVVANQHGWEVFAPHGLTARWNGGVRVEDVEVVLDQPLSMGRAGSAMANFGSGILTFEMGFLLRTPPGWNIWVQGPVNQPKDGISPLTGVIETDWSPYTFTMNWRFTRPGEVRFEAGEALAHLFPVRRDLFERVQPELRSIHADPKTASQMDTWRESRTDFMKRLKTHDPQAAEEKWQKGYFRGLMPDGSKGPADHKTKLRVKPFADAPDAGQSKRRR
- a CDS encoding DUF2061 domain-containing protein — encoded protein: MTALARALFYQSAPARMPAVRRGLLKTLSYGLTHMIVAMAVVFALTRDWRAALAVGLIEPVVQTFAYVLHERAWARAERQPVVHQGKDGSAPFGASHHGPR
- a CDS encoding TonB-dependent receptor; the protein is MNRFTKAAALGATALAAGLVTTAAQAQVDVITVTAQKREQTLQEVPIAVTVVQAETIQNAQIVDALDLQSVIPSLRVSQLERSSNTTFIIRGQGNGANNPGIEPSVAVYIDGVFRPRAGSALSDLMGIERVEVLRGPQSTLFGKNATAGVVSIVTQEPQFEVGSTLEVTLGNLNQRIVRGSVTGPLTENLAFSLSGSSNTRSGYYENLGTGGDFNDRNRWALRGQALFTPTNNLSFRLIADWDELDERCCGTDRVIDGVTAPLIRNLLGGQTSAGAGFEYQIASDFANENKIQNAGISLQADWNLSDNLALSSITAYRIYDDFVDFEGDFTTLALLGENTRGLDVETFTQEFRLTGDWNNRAFFLLGAFFSDEDMTVTDSRIYGADARPYVDLLTATGTITIAPGVVIPNPATSTITALEAATGFPAGTFYGAGRGTRFTAEQSDRQMQLFGQVDFDVTERLTLTAGLAYFQSEKEVDFTNVVRNNPFSDLNLVQVGFGLLLQGAGVANPNDPAQVGAFAAANPAAFAAIQAASTTFPSSGAPLSNPLLTLFQQGLQPLSAMTPFPNAVEDGRTDDSDWPYTLRAAYELTDNFNVYASFARGFKASSWNLTPDTRPASADVAALRAAGQLAADNALGLPTIVNTAEALGVAGNQRFARPEITETFEIGVKSQFDWGFVNVAFFDQTIVDFQSSIFQGAGFAVINAGEQSARGVEFDAAISPSAIPGLTLSVSGIWMDAEFDDFPGAPVVSGSPEDLADGVPDGRGDLSGVAVAGIPEFAGSFGFQYTRDVSYGQAFVRADYQYESETNLGNSLPGTLTRQVGTFNAGLGVNLNNGLEALLWGRNLNNDEYYTAGFPTTLQPGSFSTYANQPRTYGVTLRARF